The Azospirillum brasilense sequence CGCACAGCGCGGTCTCGGCGGCGCTGTTGACGGTCGCCGGATAGCGTCGCTCGTAGCGCACGCTGGCGGTGCAGCCGAAGGCGGCGGCGGTGTGCTCGGCCAGCGCGCGCAGCCGCGCCTCGACCACGTCCTGCACCCCCTCCTTGAAGGCGCGGACGGTGCCGCGCAGCGTGACCTCCGCCGGGATGACGTTCCAGGTGTCGCCGCCGGTGATCCAGGTGGTGGAGACCACGGCGCTGTCCAGCGGGTGCAGGCTGCGCCCCGGAATGGTCTGCAGGGTGGTCAGCAGATGGCCGGCGGCGGTCATCGGGTCGTGGCCGAGATGCGGCATGGCGGCGTGGCTGCCCTTGCCGTGGACGGTCACCTCGAAGATGTCGTAGCTGCCCATCATCGGCCCCGGCCGCAGTGCGATCTGCCCGAGCGGCAGGCCCGGCCAGTTGTGCATGCCGTAGACGCTCTCCACCGGGAACCGCTCGAACAGCCCCTCGGCGATCATCTCGCGCGCACCGCCCTCGTTCTCCTCCGCCGGCTGGAAGATGACGTGCAGCGTCCCGGCGAAATCGGGATCGTCGGCCAGGATCTTCGTCGCCCCCAGCAGCATCGTGGTGTGGCCGTCGTGGCCGCAGGCGTGCATCCGGCCCGGGTTGACCGAGCGGTGGGCGAAGTCGTTGGTCTCGTGGATGTGCAGCGCGTCCATGTCGGCGCGCAGCGCGATGGCCCGGCCGCCGGGCCGCCGGCCCTTCAGCGTGCCGACCACGCCGGTGCGCCCCAGCCCCGTCGCCACCTCCAGCCCGAAGGCGCGCAGCTTGTCCGCGACGAAGGCGGCGGTCTCGTGCTCCTCGAAGGCGGTTTCGGGATGGGCGTGCAGATGGTGCCGCCACTGCCGCATCTCCGGAGCCAGGGCCTCGGCGGCGGGATGCAGGCGGACGTTCGCGGGGATGGTCATTCCGGGGACTCCTGGGGTCCGCCCGCCGGCAGGCTGTAGCGGAAGTCGCAGTGGCTGGCGCCCTGCATGATGGTCTGGGTGCGGGTGAAGCGGACGTCGGGGCGGTAGCCGCACATGAACTCGCCGTCCCGGTTGCAGGACAGGATGTCGCCGATCTCCTCCACGCCCATGGCGCGGTAGCTTTCGGCGTAGCGGCAGCGGGTGACGTTGAAGCCCAGCCGGTCGGGCGCGCTCTCGATCACCTCCAGCCGCAGGGCGTCCCCGGCGGTCCACAGGGCCAGCCGCTCGTGGAAGGTGGCGAGGTCGGCGGTGCCGCGGGTGGCGCGGTCCTCCGCCGCCATGGCGGCGCCGGCCTCGCGGGCCATCACCTCGATGGCGCGGGCGAGCACGGCCCGCGCCCGCTCCCGCCCGATCTCGGGCAGGAGCTGGTCGTAGAGCGCCTTGGCGAAGGCCGCCTCGATGCGCCGCCGCTCCAGGATGGGCAGGGGGGCAGACGCGGGAGTTGGGGCGGGAGCGGCGTTTTCGGTGTCGGTGGTCATCGCTGCGATCCTTTTTCCGTCAGCCGCCGAGATAGGCCGCCCGCACGCGCGGGTCGGCGGCCAGATCGGCGGCGCTGCCCGAGAGTGTCACCCTTCCCGCCTCCATGACATAGGCGTGATCGGCGACGCGCAGCGCGGCGCGGGCGTTCTGCTCCACCAGCAGGATCGAGGTGCCCTCGCCGCGGATCTGGACCAGCAGGTCGAAGATCTGCTTCACCACCATCGGCGCGAGGCCGAGCGACGGCTCGTCGAGCAGCAGCAGGCGGGGCTTCGACATCAGGGCGCGGGCGATGCACAGCATCTGCTGTTCGCCGCCCGACAGCGAGCCCGCCTTCTGGGTCAGCCGCTCGCGCAGGCGGGGAAACAGCTCCAGCATCCGCTCCATGCGGGCGGCGCGGTCGTGGCGCAGCGTCCGCCCGCCAAGCAGCAGGTTCTCCCGCACCGTCATGGTGCCGAAGATCTGCCGCCCCTCCGGCGCCTGGGCAAGGCCGCGGCGAACCACCTCGTGGCTGGGGCTGTCCGTCATGTCCCGGCCGTCGAAGACGGTGGCGCCACCCGTGGTGCGGTAGATGCCGGACAGGGCGCGCATCAGCGTGGTCTTGCCGACGCCGTTGGCGCCCAGCACGGCGACGATGGCCCCCTCCGCCACGTCGAGCGAGACGCCGCGCAGGATTTCCTGCGGCCCCATGCGCACCGTCAGGTCGCGGACCTCAAGGATGCGGCGCCCAGAGACGGCGGTGGCGATGGCGTGTGCGGCGTCAAGCGGCATCGTCTTCCACTCCCAGATAGGCTTCGAGGACGGCGGGGTCGCGCTGCACCGCCTCCGGCGTGCCGTCGGCGATCTTCCGGCCGGACGCCAGGACGATGACGCGGCTGCAGCTTCCCATCACCAGCCCCATGTCGTGCTCGACCAGCAGGACGGTGACGCCGCCGGCGTGCAGGCGGCGGATGAAGTCGGCCAGCTCCGCCGTCTCGGTGTCGTTGAGGCCCGCCGCCGGCTCGTCGAGGATCAGCAGGCGGGGCGCCGTCGCCAGGGCGCGGGCGATCTCCAGATACTTGCGCTTGCCGTAGGACAGGTTGGCGGCGATGTCCCCGGCCTGGGCGGTCAGGCCGACGCGCTCCAGCGCCTCCCAGCTCCGCTCGCTGACCGCGCGGCTGTGGGCGCCGCCGTTGACCAGCGCCCGCCAGGGCGACTGGCCGAAGGCGCCGACCGCCCCGACGGACACGTTGTCGAACACCGTCATGTTGGGGAAGACACGCAGGTTCTGGAAGGTGCGGCCCATGCCCATGCGGGCGATCTGCCAGGGCTTGCGCCCCGTGACGTCCTGCCCGTCGAAGGTCACCGTGCCGTCCGACGGCGGGGTGAAGCCGGTGATCAGATTGAACAGGGTGGTCTTGCCGGCGCCGTTGGGGCCGATCAGCCCGACCAGCTCGCCCTTGGCGATGGTGGCGCTGACGTCGCTGACCGCCAGCAGGCCGCCGAAGCGCCGGGTCAGCCCCTGGATGGAGAGAAGCGTGTTGCTCATGATCCGCCTCACTTCCAGCCGACGGGCGTGCCGCCGGCGATGGTGGCCCAGCCGCGGGAGAAGGAGCGGCGGACGAAGCCCAGCGCGGTGCCTTCGGCCAGCATGCCCTTTGGCAGCAGCAGGATGGACAGGAACATGGTCGCCCCGACGGCGATCATGCGGTAATCGCCAATGTCGCGCAGCGCCTCCGGCAGGACGATCATGAACAGGGCGCCGACGACCGCGCCGGGAAGGCTGCCCAGCCCGCCGACCACCACCATCGCCAGGATCAGGATCGATTCCATGAAGCGGAAGTTGTCCGGCGCGATGTAGGCGGAGGTGTGGGCCAGCAGCGCCCCGGCGATGCCGGCGAAGAAGGTGGCGACGACGAAGGACTCGATCTTCAGCCGCTCGACGTTGATGCCCATGCTGTCGGCGCACTGGTCGTCCTCGCGCAGGGCCCGCAGCGCGTTGCCGTAGTAGGAGTGGGTCAGCCGGTGCAGCACCCAGACGCAGGCGACGGCGATGACCGCGACCGCCAGATAGCGGCTGAGCAGCGTGTCGGCCTGCCAGCCGAACAGCGAGATCGGCGGGATGCCGCGGATGCCCATCGGGCCGCGGGTCACGTCCACCCAGTTCAGCAGGACCACGTAGATCATCTCGCCGATGCCGAGCGTGGCGACGGCGAAGTAGATGCTGACCAGCCGCATGGTCGGCAGCGCCACCAGGAAGCCGAACAGGGCGGCGATCAGCCCCGCCGCCGGCAGCGTGACGATGAAGGGCAGGCCGAGCCTGGTGGACAGCAGCGCCGCCGCGTAGGCGCCGATGCCGTAGAAGGCGGCGTGGCCGATCGACAGCAGCCCGGCGGTGCCCGTCACGTGGTTCAGGCTGGCCGACAGGATCACGAAGATCATCGTCGTGATGGCGATCTGGGCGAGGTAGCTGGACCCGGTGCCGACGATCGCGGCGGGCACGGCGCCGAAGGCGACCGCCAGCAGGAGGAAGGTCCAGGCGAACCGCCGGCCTCGCCCGGAAAACGCGGCGGGCGGCGCGAGGGTGTCCGGCATCAGCCGGGCGTCAGGCACGTTCACGTCCATGTCCGAACAATCCTTGCGGGAAGAAGACCAGCGTGATGACCAGAAGGCTGTAGGTGATCAGGTCCTTCCAGCCGCTCGACAGGAACTCGGTCGCGATGCTTTCCGACACGCCGAGCAGCAGGGCGCAGGCGACCGCCCCCGGGATGCTCGACAGGCCGCCCATCACCATGGCCACGAAGGCCTTCACCCCCGGCGCGAAGCCCATGTGCGGCGAGATCGCGCCGTCGTAGAGGCCGACCAGGATTCCCGCCGTGGCGCCCAGCATCGAGCCGACCGCGAAGGTGGTGACGATGGTGCGGTCGGTGTTGATGCCGACGTAGCGGGCGCCGAGCTGGTTGTTGGACACGGCGCGGATGCCGAGGCCGGTCTGGGTGCGGTAGAGCAGGAACTGCAGCGCGCCCAGCATGACGGCGGAGGTGGCGAAGATGACCAGGCTGCCGCTGGCGACCATGACCGGCCCGATGGCGACTGGCTGCTGCAGCAGGTAGCCGGACGGGATGCCCTGCATGTCGCCGCCGAAGATGTGCATCATGATCTCGCGCGTCACGATCGACACGGCGAGCGAGGAGAGCAGCGTCGCCTCGCGCATGGCGCGGGACTTCTGGCTGGCCTCGTCGGTGAAGCGGCGGAAGGGGCGGAAGGCGATGCGCTCCAGCCCGACGCCGGACACCGCGCCCACCGCCAGGACCAGCGGCACCACCGCCAGCAGCGGCGGGGCCATCGCGGTGATGACCATCAGCCCGACGAAGGCGCCGATGGTGTAGACCTCGCCATGGGCGAAGTTGACGACGTTCAGGACGCCGAAGATCAGCGTGAAGCCGATCGCCATCAGGGCGTAGACGCACCCGATGGACAGGCCGTTGATGACCTGCTGAAGGAAGAAGACATCGAAGACCATGGCGTGCTCCAGGCTTCGGGGAGCGCGCCCGCCGGTCCCGGCGGAGCGCGCACCACGGCGTGTGTCCCGAAAGGAGGATCGTGTGGAAAGCCCTAGGGCGTCCCTGGGGCGTCCTTAGACGGTACCGGTCAGGGGCCGGTCACGACCTGGAAGCGGCCGTCCTTCACCATCATCTTGGCCAGCGCCTTCGCCGGCTCGCGGGTGACGGGGTCGAAGCTGGTGGCGCCGGTCACGCCGGGATAGCCGGTGGTGGCGGCCAGCGCGTCGCGCAGGCTCTCGCGCGTCACCGACGGGCCGGCCTTGGCGACGGCGTCCAGCATGATGCCGACCGCGTCATAGGCCTGGGCGGCGAACATGCCGGGCTCCGACTTGAAGCGCGCCGCATACTCCTTCACGAAGGTCTGCACCGCCGGGTCGGGGTTGTCGGGCGTGAAGGTGGTGGCGAGGTGCAGCCCCTCCACCGATTCACGTCCCAGCTCGATCAGCTTGGGCGAATAGAGCGAACTGGTGCCGTAGAGCGGGATCTTGATGCCGAGCTGCTCGCGCTGCTGGGCGAAGGCGGCCCCCTCTTCGTAGAACATCGCGAGGTAGATCACGTCGGGCTTCTGCCGGGCGACCTTGGTCAGGATGGAGCGGAAGTCGCGGTTGCCGGGGTTGAACGCCTCGGTGGCGGTGATCTTGCCGCCCTTGGCCTTGAAGCCGCTGACGAAACCGTCGAGCGCCGAGATGCCCCAGTCGTTCTGGATGTAGATCACCGCCGCCGTCTTCTTGCCCGCCGCGATGATCCAGTCGGCGTTGTACGGGCCTTCGAAGGCCTGGGTGGTGATGTTGCGGAACTGCCAGGGGCTGAGCTTGGTGAAATCCGGATGCGAGGCGGTCTGGGAGAGCTGCGGCATCTTCTCCGCCGCGTAGATCTCGCCCGCCGCCATCGACACGGTGGAGGAGAAGTCGCCGATCACCCCGACGACCTTGGAATTGTCGAGGAACTTGTGCGCGATGTTGCGCGCCTCCTTGGGATCGTCCTTGCTGTCCTCGAAGGTGATGGCGACCTTGGCGCCGGCCAGCTTGCCCGAGGCGTTGAACTCCTCCAGCTTGATCTGGGCGGCGTTGCGGAACATCTCGCCGTACTGGCTGCGGTCGCCGCTGAGAGGCGCCTGATAGCCGATGACGATCTCGCGGTCGGCGGCCTGGGCAAGGGTGGCGCCGGTGGTGGTGGCCAGCATGGCGCCCAGAACGGCGCCGAAAACAGCACGCTTTTTCATGGTTCGGTTCCCCTGTCGGCGAGGCTGGACGGTCAGTGCGCGGCGGCCGGATCAACGGCGGGCGCGGCGGCGCCCGGCGTGATCGTCAGGTGGCAGCAGGTGCTGCGGCCCGGCTTCCAGGTGTCGACCTCGATCTCGAAGCCGGCGGTCTCGAAGGTGCCCTTGTCGACCGCGCCGGCGAGTTCGCAGAGCGTCTCCACCGTCTGCGCCGGCAGATTGGCCTCCAGCCAGGCTTCCTTCAGCGGACAGGTGTGGAAGCGGATCTCCAATACCTCGTCGGTGCAGCGCACGACCTCCGGCCCGAACTGGGCCTCGGCGTCGGGGATGAATTTCAGGAAGGAGTCGCGCAGGCCGGCCAGATCGGCCGGGGCGTGGGGCGCGAAATTGTGGGCGATGGCCGCACCCCGGCGATAGATGGTGCGCGCCATGATCTCCCGGGCCTTCTCCTCGCCGATCTCCTTGCGCATCTCGTCGAAGGCCGCCTCATAGACCATCGCGCGGCTCTTCATCGCGTTGCGCAGAAGTGTGCGAAACTCGTCCATCGGTGAATGCTCCTGTTCTTTGCCAAGTGTCTTGCGGTGGCGATTTTTGTTTTTTGTAAGCGCTTGTTATTGCGTCAGAGGGACGGGCCGCCCTGAAGGAAGGCCTCGATCCGCGCCTCGTCGGCGGCGGTGTCGAAACCGGCCCGCGTCATCCAGGCGTCGTCGTGGTAGGTGTTGCGGTAGCGCTCGCCGGAATCGCAGATCAGCGTCACCAGCGACCCGGCCCGCCCGGCCTCGCGCATCCGACCGGCGATCCAGCACAGCCCGAAGAAGTTGGTCCCGGTGGACCCGCCGACCATCCGGCCCAGCCGCCGCGACAACACCCGCATCGCCGCCAGCGAGGCCACGTCGGGCACCTTGATCATCTGGTCGACGACCTCGGGGATGAAGGACGGCTCGACGCGGGGCCGCCCGATGCCCTCGATGCGCGATCCGCGCTCACAGGTCAGCGCGGCGTCGCGGTTGACGAAGCTGTCGTAGAAGACCGAATGCTCGGCGTCGGGAACGCACAGCCGGGTCGGCAGGTGGCGGTAGCGGATGTGGCGCCCGATGGTGGCGGCGGTGCCGCCGGTGCCGGCGCTCATCACGATCCAGTCGGGCACCGGGTGGCGCTCGCTGCGCATCTGGCCGAAGATCGATTGGGCGATGTTGTCGGTGCGCCAGTCGGTGGCGCGCTCGGCGTAAGTGAACTGGTCGAGATAGACGCCGCCCAGCCGCACCGCCAGCGCCGCCGCCTCGGCGTAGATCGCCTTGGAGGATTCGACGAAGTGGCAGCGCCCGCCGTGCAATTCGATGGCGGCGACCTTCTCGTCCGAGGTGCCGCGCGGCATCACCGCGTGGAAGGGCAGGCCGAGCAGCCGGGCGAAATAGGCTTCCGACACCGCGGTGGAGCCCGACGACGCCTCGATCACCGGCGTGCCTTCGCCGATCCGCCCGTTGCAGATGGCGAACAGCAGCAGCGACCGCGCGACGCGGTGCTTCAGGCTGCCGGTGGGGTGGGTCGATTCGTCCTTCAGGTAAATGTCGATCCCGGACAGCTCCGGAACGTCGAGCTTCAGCAGCGGCGTGTCAGGCGACCGCGCCGCCTCGGTCTCCAGCAGCTCGATCGCACGCCGGGTCCAGTCGCGGCCGGTGGCCTCGGGCAGCGGGGTGTAATCGAGGCGGAACGGCTGACGGATCGAACCGGCGCCGGGAGGAAACGGCACGGTCTGCGCGGAAGCGGTCATGTCACCCTCAAAGCGCGATGACGGCGTCGATCTCGACCGACGCGCCGAGCGGCAGCGCCGACACCTCGACGGTCGAGCGGGCGGGGAACGGCGCCTGGAAGAAGCCGGCATAGAGCTCGTTCACCGCCTTGAACTGGGTGAGGTCGGTCACGTAGACGGTTATCTTCACCGCCTTCGCCAAGCTGGTTCCCGCGGCCTCGGCGATCGCCGCGATGTTGGTCAGGCTGCGCGCCGCCTGGGTGGGCGCGTCCGGGCCGGCGAAGGCCCCGGTGGCCGGGTCGATCGGCAGCTGGCCGGAGACGAACAGCAGTCCCCCGGCGACGCGGGCCTGGGCGTAGGGGCCGATGGCGGCCGGGGCTTTGTCCGTGGCGATGGTGTCGGTCATCATCCTGATCTTTCCTGTGTTGGCCCTGTGGTGGCGGCCGTCGCCTGCTCAAAGGCCGGGCGGTCTGCCCGCGATGGCGGCATGCGGGTGCATGCAAAATCCTCAAAACGAAAAAGCTTTTCTCCTGGCGGGCCAAACGAGCAAAATCATCCGTCCCAACCGCGAAGGCCCCGAGCAACCCTGATGACCATCGACGCCACCGACCGGAAGATCCTGGCCGCCCTTCAGGCCGACGCGACCCTGTCGCTCGCCGACCTCGGCAAGCAGGTCGGCCTGTCCGCCACCCCCTGCTGGCGCCGCGTGCAACGCCTTGAACAGGAAGGCTATGTCCGCCGCCGCGTGGCCTTGCTGGACCGCGCCAAGCTGAACGTCGACGTGACCGTCTTCGTGGCCGTCCGAACCAGCAAACACTCGGCGGAGTGGCTGGAGGAGTTCCGCCGCGTGGTGGCCGACATACCGGAGGTTGTTGATCTCTACCGCCTGAGCGGCGAAATCGATTATCTGCTGCGGGTGGTCATTCCGGACATCAAGGCCTACGACGCTTTCTACCGAAAGCTCATCGAGCGCATCGAGCTTCAGGATGTCTCATCGATGTTCGCCATGGAGGAAATGAAGTCGACAACGGAAGTCCCTCTTTCTTACGTAAAGACCTAGAACAACTAGGATTTTACTTGTTGGTTTTCTTTTTAGACTCACGCTTCAGCAATTTTTGCGAAGCCCCTGTAGTGATTCTCAATATCGCATGGTTCGTATGAGAATTTTTTACTTTTTTGGCTGTAGCCATGCATCATCGTAGAAAATTTTTCTACAAATTAGGCGTTTTTCACAAAATTCATCCTGGGATTGGCAGCAAACCAGATGGGTCGGGTGTTTGTAAGCCCCGTCATGGCGTCCCCTTCCGCGCAGCAATCGCCTCGGCATCAAATCCCTCTCCCGCCCCGGGAGAGGGTGCCCGCGTAGCGGGCGGGTGAGGGTAGAACCGAGGATCAGGGCGCTGATTCTCGGCAGGCCCTCACCCTTCCCACGCTTCGCGCGGGCCCCTCCCCTCTCCCGGGACGGGAGAGGGGATATCACATGCGAGTGTCTCGCCTCCCTCTGGGCCGGCGCTCCGCCCCCGTTGCCTATTGCCTGCGCAAAGCGGGCGGTCTATATGCGTCACGTCTCACTCAATGAGACGCTGAAACCGCCAGGGCAGGCGAACCTTGAAAACGCGCAGCACTCAGACTCCCGACGCCGCCGCCAACGTCCCAGAAGACGCGGCCAAGCCGAAGGCGGCCGCCACAGACCGGACCTTCGCGATCCTGGAACTGGTCGCGTCGGCCTCCGGCCCGCTGGCGGTGAAGACCATCGGGGCGACGCTCGGCCTGCCCAAGCCGACCGCCCACCGCCTCGTCAACGGCCTGATCGAGAAGGGCCTTCTGGCGCGGGACCTGGAAACGCGCGACGTCATCATCGGCGTCGAGGCGGCGCGGCTGGCGGTCGGCATTCTGCGCGCATCGCTGTCCCGCGCGCCGGTCCGCTCCGTGCTGCGCGCGGTCAGCGCCGAGTTGGGGGAAACCTGCAACGTCGGCGTCCTCGACGGCGGCGACGTCGTCTATCTCGACCGCGTGGAGGTCGAGCACTGGCCCCTGCGCCTCCAGTTCGGCGTCGGATCGCGCGTGCCGATGCACTGCACGGCCATGGGCAAGCTGTTCCTCGCCACGCTGCCGGACGGTATGCGCAGCCGCCTGCTCGCCTCCGGTCCCTTCTCCGCGCAGACCGCCCACACCCTCACCGATCCGGACGCGCTGGCCGCCGAGCTGGAGCGCATCGCCGCGCGCGGCTACTCGCTCGACGACGAGGAGTATGTGGTGGGCGTGTTCTGCGTGGCCGTGCCGATCCTCTCCTCCACGGGCCGGATGGTGGCAGCCATCGCCGTGCAGGCCCCGAAGGTCAGACTGTCGCACGACCGCGTCGAGCAGGTCCTGCCCATCCTCCGCCGCGGCGCCGAGGCCCTGTCCGCGCAGTTCGGATAGTCCCTCCTACCCCCATCGTTCTTCAAAACCGGACGTTTCATCGCCCGAGCCGCGGGATGCCGGCCGGGCATGCCCCCGTATGTTCGGATAATTGGGCACACGAACTTTTTGGGCTTGCGCGACCCAGGGTCCTGTGAGTTAATGATACAAATCGTATCGCTGAGTGAGACCAAGAGGCCGGGCGATACGCTTCCAGTCACGGGGAGGAACGATGACGCGGAAGATCGCCTTGGGCTCCGCCCCGTTGCAGGAGCCCCGCGAACCGACCACCGAAGACGTTGCCGACACCAACGCTGCCGACAACAACTCCGCCGACCGCCGGCCCCTCGCCGACCGCGTCCTGGCCTTGCTGGACGCGGTGGCCGGGGCGGGGCAGCCGATGGCCGTCAAGGACATCGCCGAGAAGCTGGCCCTGCCGAAGCCGACCGCGCACCGGCTGATCGCCATGCTGGAGGAACGCGGCTTCCTCGCCCGCCCGATCGACGGCCGGCTGGTGACCGTCGGCCCGAAACTGCGCACCCTGGCGCTCAACACGCTGCGCAGCTCCCTGGGCCAGGCGCCGTCGCACGCCCGGCTGCGGGCGCTCAGCCTGGAGCTGGGGGAGACCTGCAACATCGGCGTGCTGGAAGGCGGCGACGTCGTCTATCTCGACCGCGTCGAGGTCGAAGGCTGGCCGCTGCGGCTGGAATTCGGCGTCGGTTCGCGGGTGCCGCTGCACTGCACGGCGATGGGCAAGCTGTTCCTCGCCTTCCTGCCGGAGCTGCCGCGGCGGCGCCTGCTGGATTGCCTGCCGCTGCCCCGGATGGCGGCGGCGACGCTGTGCGACCCGGCGCTGTTCCGCGCCGAGCTGGAGCGCATCGCCGCCTGCGGTCACTCCTTCGATGACGAGGAATACATGCCGGGCGTCTTCTGCGCGGCGGTGCCGATCCGCGACGGCGCGGGACGGATGATCGCCGCCCTGGCGGTGCAGGCGCCGAAAGTCCGGCTGTCGCGGGAATCGGTGGCCGACCGCCTGCCGGTCCTGCACCGCGCCGCAAGCGACATGGCCCGCGCGCTGGGCATCGACGCCGCCCCGGCCGAGCCGGCCCTCTCACCCTAAGGAAGACGGACGCCATGGCAAGGACGCTTGAGACGACCGCCGCCGGATGCCCGGCCCGGCTGATGGCGCGCAGCGCCGCCCTGGAGCCGGTTCCAACGGCGGTGGTCGCCGCAGGGTCGCCGGTTGCGCTGGAAAGCGCGCGGCGCGCCACCGATCTCGGCCTCATCGAGCCGGTGCTGGTCGGCGATCCGGCGGCCATCGCCGACAGCGCCCGCCGGATCGGCTGGACGCTCCACGGCGCGTGCGTGGTTCCGGCACGCGACGACGCGGCGGCGGCGCGGATCGCGGTGGCGCTCGCCCGCTCCGGCGACGTCGGCGCGCTGATGAAGGGGCACATCCACACCGACACGCTGATGCTCGCGGCCCTCGACCCGAAATGCGGGCTGCGCATCGGGCGCCGCTTCACCCACGCCTTCCACATGACGCTGCCGGGGTCGAGCCGCGAGCTGGTCATCACCGACGCGGCGATCAACGTGGCGCCGTCGCTGACGACCCGGCTGGACATCATCCGCAACGCGGTGGAGCTGTGGCGGCTGGTCGGCGGCAGCGACCCGCGCGTGGCGCTGCTGTCCTGCACCGAGGAGGTGACCGAGCGCGTGCCCTCCAGCATGGACGCCGACCGGCTGACCCGCCTGTGCCGGCAGGAGGTGCCGGGCGCGACGGTGTTCGGGCCGCTGGCGCTCGACCTCGCGGTGTCCGCCGAGGCGGCGCGGATCAAGAACCTGACCCACCCCTGCGCCGGAGCCGCCGACATCCTGGTGGTGCCGAACATCGAGACCGGCAACGCCCTGTTCAAGGCGCTGGTGCATTTCCTGGACGCGGTCGCCGCGGGCATCGTGCTCGGCGCTGCGGTGCCGATCGTCCTCACCTCGCGTGCCGACCCGCCGGCGGCCCGCATCGCCGCCGCCGCCATCGCCCAGATCGTCGCCGGGCGCCGCTCCGCCACGCCGGGCCCGCCCTATCCCGCCACCGCAGCCAAGGGAGGCGCCGCACCCGGCCTGCACGCCTGACGGTCAAAAATAAATCCTGGGAGGGAATGCAAATGCTCCGCAACGCCTTGACGCTCACCGCGGCGGTGGCCGCGCTGCTGACACCCGTCCTGTCATCCGCCCCCGCGCGCGCCGACGACTACCCATCGCGCCCCATCGAGGTCATCGCGACCTTCGGGGCCGGCGGCGGCGCCGATTTGATGGCGCGCCAGTTCGCCCGCCTCGCCGAACCGCATCTCCACGTCGCCATGCCCGTCGTCAACGTATCCGGGGCGTCGGGCAACGCCGGCCTGACGCGGGTCCTGACCAACCCGGCCGACGGCTACACGGTCGGCACGCTGATCGCGCTGTCCGTCTCCTCCTGGGCGTCGGGCCTGGGCACGGCGAAGCCGGACAATTTCGTCTATGTGGCGATGATGCAGAACTCGCCGTCGATGCTCTACGTCTCGAAGAACAGCCCCTTCAAGACCTACGAGGAGTTCGCCGCCCACGCCAAGGCCAACCCCGGCAAGCTGCGCGTCGCCACCTCCGGCTACGGCACGCAGGACGACATCACGCTGAAGTATCTGGGAAGCCAGGGCGTGCCGGTGACCAACGTCCCCTTCGCCCGCCCCTCGGAGCGCTACGCCTCGCCCATCGGCGGCCACACCGACGCGATCTACGAGGAGCCGGGCGACGTCGCCCAGTTCCTGAAATCCGGCGACCTGCGCCCGATCGTCGTGTTCGACAAGCAGCGCCACCCCTCCTTCCCCGACGTGCCCGCCTCGGCGGAGCTGGGGCTGGACATCGGCGACCTGCCCAACTTCCGCACGCTGGCGGTGCCCGCCAGCACGCCGCCGGAGCGCGTGCAGAAGCTGCACGAGGCCGCCGCCAAGGTGCTGGCGAGCCCGGAATGGAAGGCCTTCTGCGCCGACACCTTCACCTGCGTCGACACGCTGGTGACGCCGGACCAGGCCAAGGAGGAGGTGAAGGCCTTCTACGAGACGGTGAGGGGCTATCTGGACCGCTTCGCCACCAAGACCGTCGGCCAGACACCGGGCTGAGTCCGGTTCCAAATCCGCCCCACCCGTTTCATCGCTCCTCAGGGAGGGAACCGTGACTCC is a genomic window containing:
- a CDS encoding ABC transporter substrate-binding protein, which encodes MKKRAVFGAVLGAMLATTTGATLAQAADREIVIGYQAPLSGDRSQYGEMFRNAAQIKLEEFNASGKLAGAKVAITFEDSKDDPKEARNIAHKFLDNSKVVGVIGDFSSTVSMAAGEIYAAEKMPQLSQTASHPDFTKLSPWQFRNITTQAFEGPYNADWIIAAGKKTAAVIYIQNDWGISALDGFVSGFKAKGGKITATEAFNPGNRDFRSILTKVARQKPDVIYLAMFYEEGAAFAQQREQLGIKIPLYGTSSLYSPKLIELGRESVEGLHLATTFTPDNPDPAVQTFVKEYAARFKSEPGMFAAQAYDAVGIMLDAVAKAGPSVTRESLRDALAATTGYPGVTGATSFDPVTREPAKALAKMMVKDGRFQVVTGP
- a CDS encoding L-2-amino-thiazoline-4-carboxylic acid hydrolase; amino-acid sequence: MDEFRTLLRNAMKSRAMVYEAAFDEMRKEIGEEKAREIMARTIYRRGAAIAHNFAPHAPADLAGLRDSFLKFIPDAEAQFGPEVVRCTDEVLEIRFHTCPLKEAWLEANLPAQTVETLCELAGAVDKGTFETAGFEIEVDTWKPGRSTCCHLTITPGAAAPAVDPAAAH
- a CDS encoding PLP-dependent cysteine synthase family protein is translated as MTASAQTVPFPPGAGSIRQPFRLDYTPLPEATGRDWTRRAIELLETEAARSPDTPLLKLDVPELSGIDIYLKDESTHPTGSLKHRVARSLLLFAICNGRIGEGTPVIEASSGSTAVSEAYFARLLGLPFHAVMPRGTSDEKVAAIELHGGRCHFVESSKAIYAEAAALAVRLGGVYLDQFTYAERATDWRTDNIAQSIFGQMRSERHPVPDWIVMSAGTGGTAATIGRHIRYRHLPTRLCVPDAEHSVFYDSFVNRDAALTCERGSRIEGIGRPRVEPSFIPEVVDQMIKVPDVASLAAMRVLSRRLGRMVGGSTGTNFFGLCWIAGRMREAGRAGSLVTLICDSGERYRNTYHDDAWMTRAGFDTAADEARIEAFLQGGPSL
- a CDS encoding Rid family detoxifying hydrolase; translated protein: MTDTIATDKAPAAIGPYAQARVAGGLLFVSGQLPIDPATGAFAGPDAPTQAARSLTNIAAIAEAAGTSLAKAVKITVYVTDLTQFKAVNELYAGFFQAPFPARSTVEVSALPLGASVEIDAVIAL
- a CDS encoding Lrp/AsnC family transcriptional regulator, which codes for MDATDRKILAALQADATLSLADLGKQVGLSATPCWRRVQRLEQEGYVRRRVALLDRAKLNVDVTVFVAVRTSKHSAEWLEEFRRVVADIPEVVDLYRLSGEIDYLLRVVIPDIKAYDAFYRKLIERIELQDVSSMFAMEEMKSTTEVPLSYVKT
- a CDS encoding IclR family transcriptional regulator, yielding MKTRSTQTPDAAANVPEDAAKPKAAATDRTFAILELVASASGPLAVKTIGATLGLPKPTAHRLVNGLIEKGLLARDLETRDVIIGVEAARLAVGILRASLSRAPVRSVLRAVSAELGETCNVGVLDGGDVVYLDRVEVEHWPLRLQFGVGSRVPMHCTAMGKLFLATLPDGMRSRLLASGPFSAQTAHTLTDPDALAAELERIAARGYSLDDEEYVVGVFCVAVPILSSTGRMVAAIAVQAPKVRLSHDRVEQVLPILRRGAEALSAQFG
- a CDS encoding IclR family transcriptional regulator; translation: MTRKIALGSAPLQEPREPTTEDVADTNAADNNSADRRPLADRVLALLDAVAGAGQPMAVKDIAEKLALPKPTAHRLIAMLEERGFLARPIDGRLVTVGPKLRTLALNTLRSSLGQAPSHARLRALSLELGETCNIGVLEGGDVVYLDRVEVEGWPLRLEFGVGSRVPLHCTAMGKLFLAFLPELPRRRLLDCLPLPRMAAATLCDPALFRAELERIAACGHSFDDEEYMPGVFCAAVPIRDGAGRMIAALAVQAPKVRLSRESVADRLPVLHRAASDMARALGIDAAPAEPALSP